One segment of Mycobacterium spongiae DNA contains the following:
- a CDS encoding acetyl-CoA C-acetyltransferase, which translates to MAPASPDARKKAAQPSPTSRRRVAVLGGNRIPFARSDGAYADASNQDMFTAALGGLVDRFGLSGEQLGVVVGGAVLKHSRDFNLMRECVLGSELSPYTPAFDLQQACGTGLQAAIAAADGIAAGRYEVAAAGGVDTTSDPPIGLGDDLRRTLLKLRRSKSNVQRLKLVGALPASLGVEIPANSEPRTGLSMGEHAAVTAKQLGIKRVDQDELAAASHRNMADAYDRGFFDDLVTSFLGLYRDDNLRPNSSVEKLATLRPVFGVKAGDATMTAGNSTPLTDGASVALLASEQWAKAHSLTPLAYLADAETAAVDYVTGNDGLLMAPTYAVPRLLARNGLSLQDFDFYEIHEAFASVVLAHLQAWESEEYCKQRLGLDAALGSIDRSKLNVNGSSLAAGHPFAATGGRILAQTAKQLAEKKADRTGGTSEPVRALISICAAGGQGVAAILEA; encoded by the coding sequence GTGGCCCCTGCGAGTCCTGATGCAAGAAAGAAGGCGGCTCAGCCGAGCCCCACAAGCCGGCGACGGGTTGCCGTGCTGGGCGGTAACCGCATTCCCTTCGCCAGGTCAGACGGCGCGTACGCGGACGCGTCCAACCAGGACATGTTCACCGCGGCGCTGGGCGGGCTCGTGGACCGGTTCGGGCTGTCGGGCGAACAGCTCGGTGTGGTGGTCGGCGGCGCTGTTCTCAAGCACAGCCGTGATTTCAATCTGATGCGCGAATGCGTGTTGGGGTCCGAGCTATCTCCGTACACTCCGGCGTTCGATCTGCAGCAGGCGTGCGGCACCGGCTTACAGGCCGCGATCGCGGCAGCCGATGGCATCGCCGCCGGCCGCTACGAGGTCGCCGCCGCCGGTGGGGTGGATACCACCTCAGACCCACCGATTGGCCTGGGTGACGATCTGCGCCGCACCCTGCTGAAGCTGCGGCGATCCAAGTCCAACGTGCAGAGGCTGAAGCTGGTGGGCGCACTGCCGGCCAGCCTTGGCGTCGAGATCCCGGCCAACAGCGAACCCCGCACCGGGCTGTCAATGGGTGAGCACGCCGCCGTTACCGCCAAGCAACTGGGGATCAAACGTGTCGACCAGGATGAACTGGCCGCCGCCAGCCACCGCAACATGGCTGACGCCTACGATCGAGGCTTCTTCGACGATCTGGTCACGTCCTTCTTGGGGCTGTATCGCGACGACAATCTGCGGCCCAACTCCAGTGTCGAGAAGCTGGCGACGCTGCGCCCGGTCTTCGGGGTGAAAGCTGGCGACGCGACGATGACGGCAGGCAATTCGACGCCGCTGACCGACGGTGCCTCGGTCGCATTGCTGGCCAGCGAGCAGTGGGCGAAGGCACACTCGCTGACCCCCCTGGCTTACCTCGCGGATGCGGAGACCGCCGCCGTCGACTATGTCACCGGGAACGACGGTCTACTGATGGCGCCGACGTACGCGGTACCCCGGCTGTTGGCCCGAAACGGGCTGAGCTTGCAGGACTTTGACTTCTACGAAATCCATGAGGCCTTCGCCTCCGTGGTGCTGGCGCATCTGCAGGCCTGGGAATCCGAGGAGTACTGCAAACAGCGGCTGGGTCTCGACGCCGCACTGGGGTCGATCGATCGGTCCAAGCTCAACGTCAATGGGTCGTCACTGGCGGCAGGGCACCCCTTCGCGGCCACTGGTGGCCGGATCCTCGCGCAGACCGCCAAGCAGCTCGCGGAGAAGAAGGCCGATCGCACAGGCGGGACGAGCGAGCCCGTTCGCGCGTTGATTTCGATTTGTGCCGCCGGCGGCCAGGGCGTGGCAGCGATTCTTGAGGCCTGA
- a CDS encoding acyl-CoA dehydrogenase, with the protein MSHYKSNVRDQVFNLFEVLGLDQALGEGAYSDLDADTAREMLTEISRLAEGPVADSFIEGDRNPPVFDPKTHSVTLPESFKDSVRAVIDAGWDKAGLDEVLGGMPMPSSLMWALNEHILGANPAVWMYAGGAGFAQILHHLGTEEQKKWAVLAAERSWGSTMVLTEPDAGSDVGAGRTKAVQQDDGSWHIDGVKRFITSGDSGDLFENIFHLVLARPEGAGPGTKGLSLFFVPKFLFDFETGELGERNGVFVTNVEHKMGLKVSTTCELSLGQHGVPARGWLVGEVHNGIAQMFEVIEQARMMVGTKAIATLSTGYLNALEYAKSRVQGADLTQMTDKTAPRVTITHHPDVRRSLMTQKAYAEGLRALYLYTATFQDAPVAEAIHGVDAKLANKINDLLLPVVKGVGSEQAYAKLTESLQTLGGSGFLQDYPIEQYIRDAKIDSLYEGTTAIQAQDFYFRKIVKDKGVAMAHVSGQIQEFVDSESGNGRLKTERALLAKALTDVQAMAASLTGYLMAAQQDVTSLYKVGLGSVRFLMSVGDLIIGWLLQRQAAVAVAALDAGASGDERAFYEGKVAVASFFAKNFLPLLTSTREVIETLDNDIMELDEAAF; encoded by the coding sequence GTGAGCCACTACAAGAGCAACGTCCGCGACCAGGTGTTTAACCTGTTTGAGGTGCTGGGCCTGGACCAGGCCCTGGGCGAGGGCGCGTACAGCGACCTGGACGCCGACACCGCCCGCGAGATGCTGACCGAGATCAGCCGATTGGCCGAGGGGCCGGTCGCCGACTCCTTCATCGAAGGTGACCGCAACCCGCCCGTATTCGACCCGAAGACGCACTCGGTGACCCTGCCGGAGTCCTTCAAGGACTCGGTCCGAGCCGTCATCGACGCCGGTTGGGACAAAGCAGGCCTCGACGAGGTACTCGGCGGAATGCCGATGCCCAGTTCGCTGATGTGGGCGCTGAACGAGCACATTCTCGGTGCCAATCCGGCCGTGTGGATGTACGCCGGCGGCGCAGGTTTCGCCCAGATTCTCCACCACCTCGGCACCGAGGAGCAGAAGAAGTGGGCCGTGCTGGCCGCTGAGCGGAGCTGGGGTTCGACCATGGTCCTCACCGAGCCGGATGCCGGTTCGGATGTGGGCGCCGGGCGGACCAAGGCTGTCCAACAAGACGACGGATCCTGGCACATCGACGGGGTCAAGCGGTTCATCACCTCGGGTGACTCCGGCGACCTGTTCGAGAACATCTTCCACCTCGTGCTGGCCCGTCCCGAGGGCGCCGGGCCAGGCACCAAAGGGCTGTCGCTGTTCTTCGTGCCGAAATTCCTCTTCGACTTTGAAACCGGAGAGCTCGGCGAGCGTAACGGCGTATTCGTCACCAACGTTGAGCACAAGATGGGTCTGAAGGTGTCGACGACCTGTGAGCTGTCCTTGGGGCAGCACGGAGTGCCCGCCAGGGGCTGGCTGGTCGGCGAGGTGCACAACGGCATTGCCCAGATGTTCGAGGTCATCGAACAGGCCCGGATGATGGTCGGCACGAAGGCCATCGCGACGCTCTCCACCGGCTACTTGAACGCGCTGGAGTACGCCAAGTCCCGCGTCCAGGGGGCCGACCTGACCCAGATGACCGACAAGACCGCGCCGCGGGTGACCATCACCCATCACCCCGACGTACGTCGTTCGTTGATGACCCAGAAGGCATACGCCGAAGGTCTGCGCGCGCTGTACCTCTACACGGCCACCTTCCAGGATGCGCCGGTTGCCGAGGCAATCCACGGCGTGGACGCGAAGTTGGCTAACAAGATCAACGACCTGTTGCTGCCAGTCGTCAAGGGCGTCGGGTCCGAGCAGGCCTACGCAAAGCTCACCGAGAGCCTGCAGACCCTCGGCGGGTCGGGCTTCCTGCAGGACTACCCGATCGAGCAGTACATCCGAGATGCCAAAATCGACTCACTGTACGAAGGCACCACCGCCATCCAGGCGCAGGACTTCTACTTCCGCAAGATCGTGAAGGACAAGGGCGTCGCGATGGCTCACGTGTCGGGCCAGATCCAGGAGTTCGTCGACAGCGAGTCCGGCAACGGCAGGCTGAAGACCGAACGCGCGCTGTTGGCCAAGGCTCTCACCGACGTTCAGGCGATGGCGGCCTCGCTGACCGGCTACCTGATGGCCGCCCAGCAAGACGTCACCAGCCTCTACAAGGTGGGTCTGGGTTCGGTGCGGTTCCTCATGAGCGTTGGCGACCTGATCATCGGTTGGTTGTTGCAACGCCAGGCCGCCGTGGCCGTCGCGGCCCTCGACGCGGGTGCCAGCGGCGACGAGCGAGCCTTCTACGAGGGCAAAGTCGCGGTGGCGTCGTTCTTCGCGAAGAACTTCTTGCCACTGTTGACCAGCACCCGCGAGGTGATCGAGACGCTGGACAACGACATCATGGAGCTCGACGAGGCTGCTTTCTAG
- a CDS encoding succinate dehydrogenase/fumarate reductase iron-sulfur subunit yields MTYNASMRVWRGDESGGELRDFTVEVNEGEVVLDVILRLQQTQTPDLAVRWNCKAGKCGSCSAEINGKPRLMCMTRMSTFAEDEVVTVTPMRTFPVMRDLVTDVSFNYEKAREIPSFAPPKELQPGEYRMAQVDVGRSQEFRKCIECFLCQNVCHVVRDHEENKKAFAGPRFLMRIAELEMHPLDTADRRNQAQQEHGLGYCNITKCCTEVCPENIKITDNALIPMKERVADRKYDPIVWLGNKLFRR; encoded by the coding sequence ATGACCTATAACGCGAGCATGCGGGTGTGGCGCGGCGACGAGAGCGGCGGCGAACTCCGCGACTTCACGGTGGAGGTCAACGAGGGCGAAGTCGTATTGGACGTCATTCTCCGGTTACAGCAGACCCAAACCCCGGACCTCGCGGTGCGCTGGAACTGCAAAGCCGGCAAATGCGGATCCTGCTCAGCGGAGATCAACGGCAAGCCACGGCTGATGTGTATGACCCGGATGTCGACCTTCGCAGAGGACGAGGTCGTCACCGTAACGCCGATGCGGACCTTCCCGGTGATGCGAGATCTGGTCACCGACGTCTCGTTCAACTACGAAAAAGCTCGAGAAATCCCTTCCTTCGCACCACCCAAAGAGCTGCAGCCGGGCGAGTACCGGATGGCACAAGTCGACGTCGGGCGCTCGCAGGAGTTCCGCAAGTGCATCGAATGCTTCCTGTGCCAAAACGTCTGCCATGTGGTGCGTGATCACGAGGAGAACAAGAAGGCATTCGCCGGTCCTCGCTTCCTGATGCGGATCGCCGAGCTCGAAATGCACCCGCTGGACACTGCCGACCGGCGCAACCAAGCACAACAGGAACATGGCCTGGGCTACTGCAACATCACCAAATGCTGCACCGAGGTGTGCCCCGAGAACATCAAGATCACCGACAACGCGTTGATCCCGATGAAAGAACGCGTCGCCGACCGCAAGTACGACCCGATCGTCTGGCTGGGCAACAAGCTTTTCCGCCGCTGA
- a CDS encoding TetR/AcrR family transcriptional regulator, with translation MAGGTKRLPRAIREQQMLDAAVQMFSVNGYHETSMDAIAAEAQISKPMLYLYYGSKEDLFGACLNREMSRFIDGVRADIDFEQSPKDLLRNAIVSFMRYIDTNRASWIVMYTQATSTQAFAQTVREGRERIIELVAELVRAGTRSPRSDADIDMMAVALVGAGEAMATRLSTGDTDVEAAAELMINLFWLGLRGAPADRDVGPNLAAG, from the coding sequence ATGGCAGGTGGTACCAAGCGGCTACCGCGTGCTATCCGTGAGCAGCAGATGCTCGACGCCGCCGTGCAGATGTTCTCGGTCAACGGCTACCACGAGACCTCCATGGACGCGATCGCCGCCGAGGCCCAGATCTCCAAGCCGATGCTGTACCTGTACTACGGCTCCAAAGAGGACCTGTTCGGCGCCTGCCTGAACCGCGAGATGAGCCGATTCATCGATGGCGTCCGCGCCGATATCGATTTCGAGCAGAGCCCGAAAGACTTGCTGCGCAACGCGATTGTCTCGTTCATGCGATACATCGATACCAACCGGGCGTCGTGGATAGTGATGTACACCCAGGCTACCAGCACGCAAGCGTTCGCCCAGACGGTCCGTGAGGGCCGTGAGCGGATCATCGAGCTGGTGGCAGAGTTGGTCAGGGCCGGCACCCGCAGCCCGAGGTCTGACGCCGACATCGACATGATGGCGGTGGCGCTGGTGGGTGCGGGGGAGGCGATGGCCACTCGGCTGAGCACCGGCGACACCGATGTGGAGGCGGCAGCCGAATTGATGATCAACCTGTTCTGGCTCGGTCTCCGCGGCGCACCGGCGGATCGGGATGTCGGCCCCAACCTCGCCGCGGGTTAG
- a CDS encoding 3-oxoacyl-ACP reductase, giving the protein MAPKGSSDLFSQVVSSGPGSFLAKQLGVPQPETLRRYRPGDPPLAGPLLIGGPQDQPGRVVEPLRTALDHDYDLVGNNLGGRWADSFGGLVFDATGITGPAGLKGLHEFFTPVLRNLGRSARVVVIGTTPEAAASTDEQIAQRALEGFTRSLGKELRRGATAALVYLSPDAKPAATGLESTMRFILSAKSAYVDGQVFYVGAADSTPPADWERPLDGKVAIVTGAARGIGATIAEVFARDGAGVVAIDVESAAENLAETANKVGGTPLWLDVTADDAVEKISEHLRDHHGGKADILVNNAGITRDKLMANMDDARWDSVLAVNLLAPLRLTEGLVGNGSIGKGGRVIGLSSIAGIAGNRGQTNYGTTKAGMIGITQTLAPVLAEKGITINAVAPGFIETQMTAAIPLATREVGRRLNSLLQGGQPVDVAETIAYFASPASNAVTGNVIRVCGQAMIGA; this is encoded by the coding sequence GTGGCCCCCAAAGGTTCGTCCGATCTGTTCTCGCAGGTTGTCAGCTCCGGTCCCGGATCGTTTCTGGCCAAGCAACTTGGTGTTCCGCAACCCGAGACACTGCGCCGCTACCGACCGGGCGACCCGCCGCTAGCCGGCCCCCTGCTGATCGGCGGTCCCCAGGACCAGCCGGGCAGGGTCGTCGAGCCGCTGCGCACCGCGCTCGACCACGACTACGACCTGGTAGGCAACAACCTGGGCGGTCGCTGGGCCGACTCGTTCGGCGGGCTGGTTTTTGACGCGACCGGTATCACGGGGCCGGCCGGGCTGAAGGGGCTGCACGAGTTCTTCACCCCGGTGCTGCGCAACCTTGGCCGCTCCGCGCGAGTGGTGGTGATCGGCACCACCCCCGAAGCGGCCGCAAGCACCGATGAGCAGATCGCGCAGCGGGCGTTGGAAGGCTTTACCCGCTCGCTGGGCAAGGAACTGCGCCGCGGCGCAACGGCGGCGCTGGTATACCTGTCGCCGGACGCCAAGCCGGCTGCCACGGGCCTTGAATCGACGATGCGATTCATCCTGTCCGCCAAATCGGCCTACGTGGACGGCCAGGTTTTCTATGTCGGGGCGGCCGACTCGACGCCGCCGGCCGACTGGGAGCGACCGTTGGACGGCAAGGTCGCCATTGTGACCGGCGCTGCTCGGGGCATCGGTGCGACGATCGCGGAGGTGTTCGCTCGCGACGGCGCCGGCGTCGTGGCGATCGATGTGGAATCTGCTGCCGAGAACCTGGCTGAAACCGCCAACAAGGTGGGTGGCACTCCGCTGTGGCTCGACGTCACCGCGGACGACGCCGTCGAGAAGATCAGCGAGCATTTGCGCGATCACCATGGCGGGAAGGCCGACATCCTGGTCAACAACGCTGGGATCACTCGCGACAAGCTCATGGCCAACATGGACGATGCCCGCTGGGATAGCGTTCTCGCTGTCAATCTGCTTGCCCCACTTCGGCTTACCGAGGGGTTGGTCGGCAACGGCAGCATCGGCAAGGGCGGCCGGGTGATTGGCTTGTCTTCGATCGCTGGCATCGCGGGCAACCGCGGACAGACCAACTACGGCACCACGAAGGCCGGCATGATTGGCATTACTCAAACTCTGGCACCGGTACTCGCCGAGAAGGGCATCACGATCAATGCCGTCGCCCCTGGATTTATCGAAACCCAGATGACGGCTGCCATCCCGCTGGCGACTCGTGAGGTAGGCCGCCGGCTGAACTCGCTACTGCAAGGTGGTCAGCCGGTCGATGTCGCCGAGACTATCGCCTACTTCGCCAGTCCGGCTTCAAACGCGGTGACCGGCAACGTCATTAGGGTCTGCGGCCAGGCCATGATCGGCGCTTAG
- a CDS encoding M15 family metallopeptidase, with the protein MPCPVRMARCVVALLTVVLAPLSAEESPARAHPEPVAPMDFVALADIDPTIGQDIRYFSAHNFIGDRVDGYRAPMCILTLAAAEGLKRAQRRFVELGYTLKVYDCYRPQRAVDDFVRWAGDLGDQRMKAEFYPRLDKASLFRDGYIADHSGHSRGSTVDLTLVKLPALPTRAYLAGEPLIDCTAPVSVRFPDDSIDMGSGFDCFDTLAHTRDARIQGDQLRNRVLLESVLQSQGFVNYESEWWHFTYQPEPYPATYFDFPIEPASLADRK; encoded by the coding sequence ATGCCCTGCCCGGTGCGCATGGCCCGCTGCGTCGTCGCGTTACTGACTGTGGTGCTCGCGCCTCTTTCCGCCGAAGAAAGCCCGGCCCGCGCGCATCCGGAGCCCGTTGCTCCGATGGACTTCGTCGCGCTTGCCGACATCGATCCGACCATCGGCCAGGATATTCGCTACTTTAGCGCCCACAACTTCATCGGCGACCGCGTCGATGGCTATCGCGCACCCATGTGCATCCTGACTCTGGCGGCGGCCGAAGGACTCAAACGTGCCCAAAGGCGATTCGTGGAGCTCGGCTACACCCTGAAGGTCTACGACTGCTACCGACCCCAGCGGGCGGTCGACGATTTCGTCAGGTGGGCAGGTGATCTCGGTGATCAACGGATGAAGGCAGAGTTCTACCCGCGCCTCGACAAGGCGTCTCTCTTCCGCGACGGCTACATCGCCGATCACTCGGGACACAGTCGGGGCAGCACCGTTGATCTCACCCTGGTGAAGCTACCGGCCCTACCGACCCGGGCCTACCTAGCAGGTGAGCCGCTCATCGATTGCACCGCACCCGTATCGGTTCGGTTCCCCGATGATTCCATCGACATGGGTTCGGGCTTCGACTGTTTCGATACCCTCGCACACACCCGCGACGCCCGCATCCAGGGTGACCAATTGCGGAATCGGGTTCTGCTCGAATCCGTGCTGCAATCACAGGGGTTTGTCAACTACGAGTCCGAGTGGTGGCACTTCACCTACCAACCGGAGCCCTATCCAGCCACCTACTTTGACTTCCCGATCGAGCCCGCATCGCTTGCGGACCGCAAGTAG
- a CDS encoding chloride channel protein: MPRWPASSSDRATVGGVTSRASRNVDFFCAVVVVGLLAGFAGLSTTVVLRFVEHLTYHYTFGSLLDAIAGTNPVRRAVGPMVGGGLAGLGWWMLRRRADVPPLAGTIARHERIPRLSWSIDALLQLVLVGSGASLGREGAPRQFAAVLSDLCTGWLKRLSRADREILLACAAGAGLGAVYAVPLAGALYALRVMLKTSHPRAVGAALLTSSLAVAIGSAVTHDRPELDWPSADSTYVLTAHGLVLAPLALAVGLAFNRIMAVARPATLLRSWVLIPALAAAGLLTGICSHWWPELPGNGKSILTVSLASGMTLSAAAVILVLKPLLTALFLRAGGAGGMLTPSLATGAAAGSLLVLTINSVAGTHLHLPAVSLAGAAGVLAVTQGSPVWAAIFVWELARPPIWLLVVFLGSAVGAHGLRMLAKRRL, encoded by the coding sequence GTGCCCCGATGGCCCGCATCCTCCTCGGACCGTGCGACGGTCGGAGGCGTCACCTCGCGGGCGTCGCGCAATGTGGACTTCTTCTGCGCCGTGGTCGTGGTCGGACTGCTGGCCGGGTTCGCTGGGTTGTCGACAACCGTGGTGCTGCGCTTCGTTGAGCACCTCACGTACCACTACACTTTCGGCTCGCTGCTCGACGCGATCGCCGGCACCAACCCAGTCCGCCGCGCGGTGGGTCCGATGGTCGGCGGCGGGTTGGCAGGGCTGGGCTGGTGGATGCTGCGGCGCAGAGCCGACGTGCCGCCGTTGGCCGGAACCATTGCCCGTCACGAGCGAATACCACGGTTGTCGTGGAGCATCGATGCGCTACTGCAGCTGGTGTTGGTCGGTTCGGGTGCATCGCTCGGCCGGGAGGGAGCGCCGCGCCAATTTGCCGCGGTGCTCAGCGATCTGTGTACCGGTTGGCTCAAGCGCCTGTCACGTGCCGACCGTGAAATCTTGCTGGCCTGCGCTGCCGGGGCGGGGCTGGGTGCGGTCTACGCCGTCCCACTGGCCGGTGCGCTCTATGCGCTGCGGGTGATGCTGAAGACCTCGCATCCGCGCGCGGTGGGCGCGGCGTTACTTACCTCCAGTCTGGCCGTCGCGATCGGCTCGGCTGTCACCCATGACCGACCGGAGTTGGATTGGCCCAGTGCGGATTCAACGTATGTGCTGACCGCGCATGGGCTGGTCCTGGCGCCGCTGGCGCTCGCAGTGGGGTTAGCTTTCAACCGGATCATGGCGGTAGCACGCCCGGCCACCCTGCTGCGGTCGTGGGTGTTGATCCCCGCGCTCGCCGCCGCAGGGCTGCTGACCGGCATCTGTTCGCATTGGTGGCCCGAACTGCCAGGCAACGGCAAGAGCATCCTCACGGTGAGCCTGGCCAGCGGCATGACACTGTCGGCGGCGGCCGTGATCCTGGTGCTGAAACCGCTGCTGACCGCGCTGTTCCTGAGGGCCGGGGGAGCCGGTGGGATGCTCACCCCGTCGCTGGCGACCGGGGCCGCAGCGGGATCGCTGTTGGTGCTGACGATCAACTCGGTGGCCGGGACGCACCTACATCTGCCGGCGGTATCGCTGGCCGGTGCGGCGGGTGTGCTCGCAGTCACCCAGGGGTCTCCGGTCTGGGCGGCGATCTTCGTATGGGAACTCGCTCGCCCACCGATTTGGCTGCTCGTGGTCTTCCTGGGCAGCGCGGTTGGCGCACACGGGCTGCGCATGCTGGCCAAACGCCGGCTATAG
- a CDS encoding MaoC/PaaZ C-terminal domain-containing protein, with translation MNQPSGLRNLLRAAAGALPVVPRGNQLPTRTVTVAELPIDRANVAAYAAVTGLRYGNHVPLTYPFVLTFPSVMSLVTGFDFPFAAMGSIHIENHITQHRPIAATDTVGVRTHAENLREHRKGLLVDLITDVSVGNEVAWHQVTTFLHQQRTSLSDEPKPPPEKQAKLPPPASVLRITPGQIRRYATVGGDHNPIHTNPIAAKLFGFPTVIAHGMFSAATILANIEAQLPDAVRYSVRFAKPMVLPATAGLYVDEGNASAKSWDLTLRNVAKGYPHLTATVRGL, from the coding sequence GTGAATCAGCCAAGCGGCCTGAGGAACCTGCTGCGCGCGGCGGCCGGGGCATTACCCGTGGTGCCTCGCGGGAACCAGCTGCCTACCCGGACAGTGACCGTCGCCGAACTGCCCATCGACCGCGCGAACGTCGCAGCCTACGCCGCCGTCACCGGCTTGCGCTATGGCAATCATGTGCCGTTGACCTACCCGTTTGTGTTGACCTTTCCCTCAGTGATGTCCCTGGTGACCGGCTTCGACTTTCCTTTTGCGGCTATGGGATCGATACACATCGAGAACCACATCACGCAGCACCGGCCCATCGCGGCAACGGATACGGTCGGGGTGCGCACGCACGCGGAGAATCTCCGTGAACACCGCAAGGGCCTGCTCGTCGATCTGATTACCGACGTGAGCGTCGGCAACGAGGTTGCCTGGCATCAGGTGACCACATTCCTGCACCAGCAACGCACCAGCTTGTCCGACGAGCCGAAGCCGCCGCCGGAGAAACAGGCCAAGCTACCGCCGCCCGCCAGTGTCCTGCGAATCACGCCCGGCCAGATCCGGCGATATGCCACTGTTGGAGGCGATCACAACCCGATCCACACCAATCCGATCGCGGCGAAGTTGTTTGGGTTTCCGACCGTCATTGCGCATGGGATGTTCAGCGCCGCGACGATCTTGGCGAATATCGAAGCGCAGCTGCCCGATGCGGTGCGCTATTCGGTTCGGTTCGCCAAACCGATGGTGCTGCCCGCCACCGCGGGACTTTACGTCGACGAAGGCAACGCGAGCGCCAAGAGCTGGGATCTCACGTTGCGCAATGTCGCCAAGGGCTATCCACACCTGACCGCGACCGTTCGAGGGCTATAG
- a CDS encoding flavin reductase family protein: MNSQSKLTPSSLREAFGHFPSGVVAIAAEVDGVREGLAASTFVPVSLDPPLVSFCVQNMSTTWPKLKVAPMLGISVLGETHDEAARTLAAKTGDRFAGLQTVSNDSGAVFVKGTSLWLESAIEQLIPAGDHTIVVLRVSEVTVDADVAPIVFHRSAFRRLGV, translated from the coding sequence GTGAATTCACAGAGCAAGCTGACGCCATCGTCATTGCGTGAGGCTTTCGGTCACTTCCCGTCGGGGGTAGTGGCGATAGCCGCCGAGGTTGACGGCGTTCGGGAGGGTCTTGCGGCGAGCACCTTCGTTCCTGTCTCCTTGGACCCGCCCCTGGTCTCGTTCTGTGTGCAGAACATGTCGACGACGTGGCCCAAACTCAAAGTCGCCCCGATGCTGGGCATCAGCGTGCTCGGTGAGACTCACGACGAGGCTGCGCGCACCCTGGCCGCAAAAACGGGGGACCGGTTCGCGGGTTTGCAGACAGTGTCCAATGACAGTGGTGCCGTCTTCGTGAAGGGCACCAGCCTGTGGCTGGAGAGCGCGATCGAGCAGCTGATCCCCGCCGGCGACCACACCATCGTCGTCCTGCGGGTCAGCGAGGTCACCGTGGACGCCGACGTGGCGCCGATCGTCTTCCACCGCAGCGCCTTCCGCAGGCTCGGGGTGTAG
- a CDS encoding glycoside hydrolase family 3 N-terminal domain-containing protein, translating to MAFARALAVLVTASTLVAGCGSGGTGTGSEAEASSPRPAGPAPLAEPAPRVCAEPAAVPALLSTRDKLAQLLMVGVTDADDARAVVTNFRVGGIIIGSDTDLSMFDGPLAEIAANAGPLPLSVSVDEEGGRVSRLRSLIGGRGPSARELAQTETVEQVHDVAQERGRQMKELGITVDFAPVVDVTDAPPDTVIGDRSFGSNPEQVTAYAGAYAQGLRDAGVMPVLKHFPGHGHGSGDSHTGAVTTPPLGELVTDDLVPYRSLVTADPVAVMMGHLQVPGLTGDVPASLSKAALDLLRTGTGYGGPPFDGPVFSDDLSSMAAISERFGVAEAVLRTLQAGTDIALWVSTKEVPAVLDRLEQALAAGELDSSAIDESIVRVATMKNVNPGCGR from the coding sequence ATGGCTTTTGCGCGCGCACTGGCAGTGCTCGTTACGGCGTCGACGCTGGTCGCAGGCTGTGGGAGCGGCGGCACGGGCACCGGATCGGAGGCCGAGGCGTCAAGTCCGCGGCCCGCTGGCCCAGCTCCGCTCGCCGAGCCGGCACCACGGGTGTGTGCTGAGCCGGCGGCGGTGCCGGCCTTGCTGTCCACCCGCGACAAGCTGGCCCAGCTACTGATGGTGGGGGTGACCGATGCCGACGACGCACGGGCCGTGGTCACCAACTTCCGGGTCGGCGGAATCATCATCGGTAGCGATACCGACTTGTCGATGTTCGACGGGCCGCTGGCCGAGATCGCGGCCAACGCCGGGCCGCTGCCGCTGTCAGTGAGCGTCGATGAAGAAGGCGGCCGGGTGTCACGGCTGCGGTCTCTCATCGGGGGCAGGGGCCCGTCGGCGCGCGAGCTGGCACAGACCGAAACTGTCGAGCAGGTTCACGACGTGGCGCAAGAGCGTGGCCGGCAGATGAAGGAGCTGGGCATCACCGTGGACTTCGCCCCGGTGGTCGACGTCACCGACGCTCCGCCCGACACAGTGATCGGGGATCGGTCGTTCGGCTCGAATCCGGAACAGGTCACCGCATACGCCGGCGCCTACGCTCAGGGTCTACGAGACGCCGGGGTGATGCCGGTACTCAAGCATTTCCCTGGCCACGGGCATGGTTCGGGTGATTCGCACACCGGTGCGGTCACGACGCCGCCCCTGGGTGAGCTGGTCACCGATGACCTGGTCCCGTACCGGAGCCTGGTGACGGCGGATCCGGTCGCTGTGATGATGGGTCACCTGCAGGTTCCGGGGCTGACCGGCGATGTTCCGGCCAGTTTGAGCAAGGCCGCGCTGGACTTGTTGCGTACTGGTACCGGGTACGGTGGCCCGCCTTTCGACGGCCCAGTGTTCAGCGACGATCTATCCAGCATGGCCGCGATCTCCGAGAGGTTCGGCGTGGCCGAGGCGGTACTGCGAACATTGCAGGCCGGCACCGATATCGCGCTGTGGGTCAGCACCAAAGAGGTGCCCGCGGTGCTAGACCGCCTGGAACAGGCGCTGGCCGCGGGCGAATTGGATAGCTCGGCGATCGACGAATCAATAGTTCGGGTGGCGACGATGAAAAACGTCAATCCCGGGTGTGGCCGCTAG